Proteins encoded together in one Microbacterium oxydans window:
- a CDS encoding glycosyltransferase, with amino-acid sequence MAHVLQNVVFPLDRDPDLLPLYADPETWSVIEDEPVRVSNRAHLGNILGRHRARIVAGRRVSLGTYFNAFPASYWQHWTSVRQVTLTVRTTGPATVLVYRSNGSGVRQRIATREVTGEASTSFDLDLTQYSDGGWIWFDIVADEKPAVLEGAEWTTEQEPARTGKASLGITTYNKPDYCVETLRALAASPDALEFVDRIFLVDQGTQLVADQEGYADVAERLGETLQVIRQDNLGGSGGFARAMHETLQRPESDFVQLLDDDVRLEPESLRRSIVFGQYATSPVLVGGHMFDLLDRPKLHGWAEVVDEGPFMWRNLYQEKMPHDFGVANLRQSSLLHMRMDADYNGWWMCLIPLDAIRKVGLSLPAFIKWDDAEFCLRAGEAGFPTVSMPGVALWHVSWVNKDDSIDWQAYFHARNRIVAGLLHSNVPRGGRLIVHSRRVDLKHLMMMQYYPVALRAQALRDVLSGPDHMRRNLATAMPAARALAGEFPETVVHRDPTKVLHSRRGRQVYKQRPKNDFDNPKGLQLRWFTLKTLASHFMHRPSPANVAQPEVEFGKEDAHWWRVPAFDSALVSAADGSGKNIYTRDRAKYRRMLRDTLRLHAELRRRWPELQKQYRNALPELVSPQSWQQIFEEKA; translated from the coding sequence GTGGCCCACGTCCTTCAGAACGTCGTCTTCCCACTTGATCGCGACCCCGACCTCCTCCCGCTCTACGCCGACCCGGAGACCTGGTCCGTGATCGAGGACGAACCCGTCCGCGTCTCCAACCGCGCACACCTGGGGAACATCCTGGGCCGCCATCGTGCCCGCATCGTTGCCGGGCGTCGCGTTTCTCTGGGGACGTACTTCAACGCCTTCCCCGCGTCGTACTGGCAGCACTGGACCAGCGTGCGCCAGGTGACCCTCACGGTGCGCACCACGGGTCCGGCGACCGTCCTGGTCTACCGCTCCAACGGATCGGGCGTCCGTCAGCGGATCGCCACGCGCGAGGTGACGGGCGAGGCGTCGACGTCCTTCGATCTCGATCTCACACAGTACAGCGACGGCGGCTGGATCTGGTTCGACATCGTCGCAGACGAGAAGCCCGCCGTGCTCGAAGGCGCGGAGTGGACCACCGAGCAGGAGCCCGCGCGCACCGGGAAGGCCTCGCTCGGCATCACCACCTACAACAAGCCCGACTACTGCGTCGAGACCCTGCGCGCCCTCGCCGCGTCGCCGGATGCGCTCGAGTTCGTGGACCGCATCTTCCTCGTCGACCAGGGCACCCAGCTCGTCGCGGACCAGGAGGGCTACGCCGACGTGGCCGAGCGCCTCGGGGAGACGCTCCAAGTGATCCGTCAGGACAACCTCGGCGGCTCGGGAGGCTTCGCCCGCGCGATGCACGAGACCCTGCAGCGCCCGGAGAGCGACTTCGTGCAACTGCTCGACGACGACGTGCGGCTCGAGCCGGAGTCGCTGCGTCGATCCATCGTCTTCGGTCAGTACGCGACCAGCCCGGTCCTGGTGGGCGGGCACATGTTCGATCTCCTCGATCGTCCCAAGCTGCACGGCTGGGCCGAGGTCGTCGACGAGGGTCCGTTCATGTGGCGCAACCTCTACCAGGAGAAGATGCCGCACGACTTCGGCGTCGCGAACCTGCGGCAGTCGAGCCTCCTCCACATGCGCATGGACGCCGACTACAACGGGTGGTGGATGTGCCTCATCCCCCTCGATGCCATCCGCAAGGTGGGCCTGTCCCTTCCGGCCTTCATCAAGTGGGACGACGCAGAGTTCTGCCTCCGTGCCGGCGAGGCCGGGTTCCCGACCGTATCGATGCCGGGCGTCGCCCTCTGGCACGTGTCCTGGGTGAACAAGGACGACTCCATCGACTGGCAGGCATACTTCCATGCCCGCAACCGCATCGTCGCCGGTCTGCTGCACTCGAACGTGCCTCGCGGCGGTCGTCTCATCGTGCACAGCCGTCGGGTCGACCTGAAGCACCTCATGATGATGCAGTACTACCCGGTGGCCCTGCGAGCACAGGCTCTACGGGACGTCCTCTCCGGCCCGGATCACATGCGCCGCAATCTGGCGACCGCGATGCCCGCGGCGCGCGCCCTGGCGGGCGAGTTCCCGGAGACCGTGGTGCATCGGGACCCCACCAAGGTCCTGCACTCGCGGCGCGGCCGCCAGGTGTACAAGCAGCGGCCGAAGAACGACTTCGACAACCCGAAGGGGCTTCAGCTCCGGTGGTTCACCCTGAAGACGCTCGCCTCTCACTTCATGCACCGGCCTTCGCCGGCCAACGTCGCCCAGCCCGAGGTCGAGTTCGGCAAGGAGGACGCGCACTGGTGGCGCGTCCCGGCATTCGACAGCGCGCTGGTGAGCGCCGCCGACGGCTCCGGCAAGAACATCTACACGCGCGACCGCGCGAAGTACCGCCGGATGCTCCGCGACACCCTCCGGCTGCACGCCGAACTCCGTCGCCGCTGGCCGGAGCTGCAGAAGCAGTATCGCAACGCACTCCCCGAGCTCGTCTCCCCCCAGTCCTGGCAGCAGATCTTCGAGGAGAAGGCATGA
- a CDS encoding glycosyltransferase family 4 protein: MRVLAVTPWFPSEVRPGLGLFNLRDAEMLALDHEVTVLHLHDPSLGGDAGEWDASPGIHVVRIPYHYTRPWTIPRALRTLRRLAAGADVVHTMAFPALLPVQLASLPKPWVHTEHWSGLLKEPTTVRGRVGHAVLRRGLRRPDAVVAVGHRLAQIIEAIRHEPVPVIENFVRIAEPDRIAEQWDASSGGPLRMVAVGGLVPWKGPIQAVEALAALRSRGFDARFEWAGVGRLHDAVETRAAELGVSDHMRLLGHVSPEALADVLPRAHLFVMASEYETFGIAYAEALGHGLSVIASGSGGHLAFLPDEASRVVEERTGLSLAGAVADLLGDPDRWTPSQIYDYAKQRFSPEERRSSYREIYQQLG, encoded by the coding sequence GTGAGAGTGCTGGCCGTCACCCCGTGGTTCCCGAGCGAAGTCCGACCGGGCCTCGGCCTCTTCAATCTTCGCGACGCTGAGATGCTCGCGCTCGATCATGAGGTCACGGTCCTTCATCTCCACGACCCGTCGTTGGGCGGCGACGCCGGCGAATGGGACGCATCTCCCGGCATTCATGTCGTGCGCATCCCCTACCACTACACACGTCCCTGGACGATTCCGCGTGCGCTGCGGACGCTGCGTCGGTTGGCAGCGGGTGCGGATGTCGTGCACACGATGGCTTTTCCTGCGCTGCTACCGGTTCAGCTCGCGTCGTTGCCCAAGCCCTGGGTGCACACCGAGCATTGGTCGGGACTGCTGAAAGAGCCGACCACCGTGCGCGGGCGGGTCGGCCATGCAGTGCTGCGCAGAGGTCTTCGTCGTCCTGACGCGGTCGTCGCTGTCGGACACCGACTAGCCCAGATCATCGAGGCCATCAGGCACGAGCCGGTGCCGGTGATCGAGAACTTCGTTCGGATCGCAGAGCCCGACCGCATCGCCGAGCAATGGGACGCGAGCTCGGGGGGGCCGCTGCGAATGGTGGCGGTGGGGGGTCTGGTGCCGTGGAAGGGGCCGATCCAGGCCGTCGAAGCGCTCGCGGCTCTCCGATCTCGTGGGTTCGACGCCCGTTTCGAATGGGCAGGCGTTGGTCGACTGCATGACGCGGTCGAAACGCGGGCGGCGGAGCTGGGCGTCAGCGATCACATGCGGCTCCTCGGCCATGTTTCGCCGGAGGCACTGGCCGACGTGCTCCCGAGGGCGCATCTTTTCGTGATGGCGAGCGAGTACGAGACTTTCGGGATCGCTTACGCGGAAGCACTCGGGCACGGTCTCTCCGTCATCGCGAGCGGTAGCGGAGGTCACCTGGCTTTCCTGCCCGACGAGGCCTCTCGCGTCGTCGAAGAGCGTACGGGGCTTTCGCTCGCCGGTGCGGTTGCCGACCTCCTGGGAGACCCCGACCGCTGGACGCCTTCACAGATCTATGACTACGCCAAGCAGAGGTTCTCGCCTGAGGAGCGTCGCAGTTCGTATCGCGAGATCTATCAGCAGCTTGGCTGA
- a CDS encoding glycosyltransferase family 2 protein, translated as MSTHTPQSFDDTWLVVALYNEAEVIEDVVRSARERFPNIVCVDDGSADESAARALAGGAIVVRHPINLGQGAALQTGLQFALSQPGAEYFVTFDADGQHRVDDATRMVERLRSEPLDIIIGSRFLDKRTELGWLKRVVLRTAVFFERFSTGVKLTDAHNGLRALNRTAASRITITQNRMAHASEIIAQVGRAGLRYDEQPVQIVYTDYSRAKGQSLWNSVNILSELFIK; from the coding sequence ATGAGCACCCACACCCCCCAATCCTTCGACGACACCTGGCTCGTGGTCGCGCTGTACAACGAAGCTGAGGTCATCGAAGACGTCGTCCGTTCTGCGCGCGAGCGCTTCCCCAACATCGTGTGCGTCGACGACGGGAGCGCAGACGAATCTGCCGCTCGTGCGCTCGCCGGCGGTGCGATCGTGGTCCGACACCCGATCAATCTAGGACAGGGAGCCGCGCTCCAAACGGGGTTGCAGTTCGCGTTGTCGCAACCGGGAGCGGAGTATTTCGTCACCTTCGACGCAGATGGTCAGCATCGGGTCGATGATGCGACGCGTATGGTCGAGCGGCTGCGCTCCGAGCCACTCGACATCATCATCGGCTCCCGCTTCCTGGACAAGCGGACCGAACTCGGCTGGCTCAAGCGCGTCGTTCTGCGCACGGCGGTCTTCTTCGAGCGGTTCTCGACCGGGGTGAAGCTGACGGATGCGCACAACGGCCTCCGTGCCCTGAACCGTACCGCTGCGTCGCGCATCACCATCACGCAGAACAGGATGGCGCACGCGAGCGAGATCATCGCGCAGGTCGGTCGAGCAGGGCTGCGCTACGACGAGCAACCGGTGCAGATCGTCTACACCGACTATTCGCGAGCGAAAGGCCAGTCGCTGTGGAACTCCGTCAACATCCTCAGTGAGCTGTTCATCAAGTAG
- a CDS encoding ABC transporter permease: MSHAAVGAPGTPRRYLHSLWLLSARDLKVRYSTSFLGYLWSVLDPLVMSAIYWFVFTQIFHRDVGESPYIIFLISALLPWVWFNASVSDFTRAFKKDARLVRSTAIPRSIWVNRIVLSKGMEYLFSLPVLVLFIVVNLLIESNPDEVVQVGWGVLWMPVAMLLQTVLLVGLGLLVAPLCVMYVDLERTTALILRAMFYATPIIYNVTDLPGVFQTLGAFNPLAGIFMLYRMPFFPDQWNPFTLVISVVMTLLILALGIWTFRKLERPVLKEL, from the coding sequence GTGAGTCACGCTGCTGTCGGGGCGCCCGGGACGCCCCGGCGATATCTGCATTCGCTGTGGCTGCTCTCTGCCCGCGACCTGAAGGTCCGGTACTCGACGAGCTTCCTCGGCTACCTGTGGTCGGTCCTCGATCCGCTCGTCATGAGCGCGATCTACTGGTTCGTCTTCACGCAGATCTTCCATCGCGATGTGGGCGAGTCGCCGTACATCATCTTCCTGATCAGCGCGCTGCTGCCCTGGGTGTGGTTCAACGCCTCGGTGTCGGACTTCACGCGAGCCTTCAAGAAGGATGCACGTCTCGTACGCTCCACGGCGATCCCGCGATCGATCTGGGTGAACCGGATCGTGCTGAGCAAGGGTATGGAGTACCTCTTCTCCCTGCCCGTGCTCGTGCTGTTCATCGTGGTCAACCTCCTCATCGAGTCGAACCCCGACGAGGTCGTGCAGGTGGGTTGGGGCGTCCTCTGGATGCCCGTCGCGATGCTGCTGCAGACGGTGCTCCTCGTGGGGCTCGGTCTCCTCGTCGCGCCGCTGTGCGTGATGTACGTCGACCTGGAGCGGACCACGGCGCTCATCCTCCGAGCGATGTTCTACGCGACGCCGATCATCTACAACGTGACGGACCTCCCCGGAGTCTTCCAGACGCTCGGTGCGTTCAACCCTCTCGCCGGCATCTTCATGCTCTACCGGATGCCGTTCTTCCCCGACCAGTGGAACCCCTTCACGCTCGTGATCAGCGTCGTGATGACCCTCCTGATCCTCGCCCTGGGCATCTGGACGTTCCGGAAGCTGGAACGACCCGTGCTGAAGGAGCTGTGA
- a CDS encoding glycosyltransferase — protein sequence MTAAPAAFDPTAATIVIVTFNRSHLLSGLLTSITAMDPKPGHVVIIDNASADDTTDVVESFREDIGTEIVYRRLETNTGGSGGFSEGMRTAYELGSEWIWMMDDDVEVLPEGLAKMGVWSTRFKSIQGRRYDYDGSEFYWQYRIAERMGIPIPFAPSSFDESGYKEMNSGCFEGMFIHRSIVQQIGLPDPRFFIYWDDQMYGWLASRLTTAVIVDEFVLRRTREIKQWDMGIRHMNASSNAYRYYIMRNRGFIKQYYRVHGVYNPVLFGLGTAATFFKELIRLVFVERTVRGTSNLFRGIRDGGKAGRDRTWQPMPPLEA from the coding sequence ATGACCGCGGCGCCCGCTGCATTCGATCCCACCGCAGCGACGATCGTCATCGTCACCTTCAACCGCTCGCACCTCCTCTCCGGTCTGCTCACCAGCATCACCGCGATGGACCCGAAACCCGGCCACGTCGTGATCATCGACAACGCCTCCGCAGACGACACCACCGACGTCGTCGAGTCGTTCCGGGAGGACATCGGCACCGAGATCGTCTACCGGCGCCTGGAGACGAACACCGGCGGCTCCGGTGGCTTCAGCGAGGGCATGCGCACGGCGTACGAGCTGGGTTCCGAGTGGATCTGGATGATGGACGACGATGTGGAGGTCCTCCCCGAGGGGCTCGCCAAGATGGGCGTGTGGAGTACCCGCTTCAAGAGCATCCAGGGCCGCCGCTACGACTACGACGGCAGCGAGTTCTACTGGCAGTACCGCATCGCCGAGCGCATGGGCATCCCGATCCCGTTCGCTCCGTCCAGCTTCGACGAGTCGGGCTACAAGGAGATGAACAGCGGCTGCTTCGAGGGCATGTTCATCCACCGCTCGATCGTCCAGCAGATCGGACTCCCCGACCCGCGCTTCTTCATCTACTGGGACGACCAGATGTACGGCTGGCTGGCCTCGCGCCTGACCACGGCCGTGATCGTCGACGAGTTCGTGCTGCGACGCACGCGTGAGATCAAGCAGTGGGACATGGGCATCCGCCACATGAACGCGTCCAGCAACGCCTACCGCTACTACATCATGCGCAACCGCGGCTTCATCAAGCAGTACTACCGCGTCCACGGCGTCTACAACCCGGTGCTGTTCGGCCTCGGCACGGCGGCGACCTTCTTCAAGGAGCTCATCCGGCTCGTGTTCGTGGAGCGGACCGTGCGCGGCACCAGCAATCTGTTCCGGGGCATCCGCGACGGCGGCAAGGCCGGCCGCGACCGCACCTGGCAGCCGATGCCTCCCCTGGAGGCGTGA
- a CDS encoding glycosyltransferase family 2 protein: protein MLLTIGIPTYNRAEDVRKTVTEILAHPDADLVEIIVIDDGGTDGTFEKLSADSGIAERVRVLENPENLGYAGTFARLFRECTTEYLMLTADDDRVLMENLRPLLEYLRREKPVFASPQFLRESRVSRGRTSTGPISPSEFLPASAHAPGLVYRVEECLPALDELSERVDAEEVDALVYPQVQVVMRLLIDGGRCEWLALPTVAEDAYRPSGIRDASGGAYWSLESRWKQLKSYDALLSRWAEDDTTGRAREMLAAQRSRAFHLIASAIRIEDPVLGDAFDAGARQRYRRTLRSTIAALPIVAPAMRWIGGSRRRP from the coding sequence GTGCTTCTGACCATCGGGATTCCTACTTACAACCGCGCAGAGGACGTCAGGAAGACGGTCACGGAGATTCTGGCGCATCCGGACGCCGATCTGGTGGAGATCATCGTCATCGACGATGGCGGGACGGACGGCACCTTCGAGAAGCTCTCAGCGGACTCCGGGATCGCGGAGAGAGTCCGTGTGCTCGAGAATCCCGAGAACCTCGGGTACGCCGGAACGTTCGCCCGCCTCTTCCGCGAGTGCACGACGGAGTACCTCATGCTGACGGCCGACGATGACCGTGTGCTGATGGAGAACCTGCGGCCTCTGCTCGAGTACCTCCGCCGGGAGAAGCCTGTGTTCGCCTCGCCACAGTTCCTTCGGGAATCACGTGTGTCGCGCGGGCGGACGAGCACAGGTCCCATTTCGCCCAGCGAGTTCCTGCCGGCCTCCGCACACGCTCCGGGGCTGGTGTACCGGGTCGAGGAATGTCTTCCAGCCTTGGACGAGTTGTCGGAGCGCGTCGACGCCGAAGAGGTCGACGCGCTCGTCTATCCGCAGGTGCAGGTCGTGATGCGACTTCTGATCGACGGCGGGCGCTGCGAGTGGCTGGCGCTGCCGACCGTCGCCGAGGACGCCTATCGGCCCTCGGGCATCCGGGACGCGTCGGGGGGTGCATACTGGTCGCTCGAGTCGCGCTGGAAGCAGCTGAAGTCGTACGACGCGCTGCTGTCGCGTTGGGCCGAAGATGACACGACCGGGCGCGCGCGGGAGATGCTCGCGGCGCAGCGGAGCCGTGCGTTCCATCTGATCGCGAGCGCCATCCGAATCGAGGATCCGGTCCTGGGCGACGCATTCGACGCGGGAGCTCGACAGCGCTATCGGCGAACCCTGCGCAGCACGATCGCCGCTCTGCCGATCGTGGCCCCGGCGATGCGGTGGATCGGAGGCTCGAGGCGCCGTCCGTGA
- the glf gene encoding UDP-galactopyranose mutase yields the protein MDLLVVGSGFFGLTIAERAAEAGRKVTVIDRRHHIGGNAYSEAEPETGIEVHRYGAHLFHTSNATVWEYVNRFTSFTNYVHRVYTTHKGTVFPMPVNLGTINQFFQSAYTPDQARALVKEQAGEFDAKTAANFEEKGIALVGRPLFEAFFRDYTAKQWQTDPQKLSGDIISRLPVRYTYDNRYFNDTWEGLPTDGYTAWLERMADHPNIDVKLNVDYFDDAQPLSKKATVGQVPVVYTGPVDRYFDYAEGALSWRTLDFEQEVLNVGDFQGTSVMNYPDMDVPYTRIHEFKHFHPERKDVYESDKTVIMREFSRFAEREDEPYYPVNTPTDREGLLAYRELAKGEQDVHFGGRLGTYQYLDMHMAIGSALSLWNNTLS from the coding sequence ATGGATCTTCTCGTCGTCGGGTCGGGTTTCTTCGGCCTCACCATCGCTGAGCGTGCCGCCGAAGCCGGCCGCAAGGTAACTGTCATCGACCGCCGCCACCACATCGGCGGCAACGCCTACAGCGAGGCGGAGCCCGAGACCGGGATCGAGGTGCACCGCTACGGCGCGCACCTCTTCCACACCTCGAACGCGACCGTGTGGGAGTACGTCAACCGCTTCACGAGCTTCACGAACTACGTGCACCGCGTCTACACGACCCACAAGGGCACGGTCTTCCCGATGCCGGTGAACCTCGGCACGATCAACCAGTTCTTCCAGTCCGCCTACACGCCCGACCAGGCGCGCGCGCTGGTGAAGGAGCAGGCGGGGGAGTTCGACGCGAAGACCGCCGCGAACTTCGAGGAGAAGGGCATCGCCCTCGTCGGACGCCCGCTGTTCGAGGCGTTCTTCCGCGACTACACCGCGAAGCAGTGGCAGACCGACCCGCAGAAGCTCTCGGGTGACATCATCAGCCGCCTCCCCGTGCGCTACACCTACGACAACCGCTACTTCAACGACACGTGGGAGGGCCTGCCCACCGACGGCTACACCGCGTGGCTGGAGCGGATGGCGGATCACCCCAACATCGACGTGAAGCTGAACGTCGACTACTTCGACGACGCGCAGCCGCTCAGCAAGAAGGCGACCGTCGGCCAGGTCCCCGTCGTCTACACCGGGCCCGTCGACCGCTACTTCGACTACGCCGAGGGGGCACTGAGCTGGCGCACCCTCGACTTCGAGCAGGAGGTGCTGAACGTCGGCGACTTCCAGGGCACGAGCGTGATGAACTACCCCGACATGGACGTGCCGTACACGCGCATCCACGAGTTCAAGCACTTCCACCCGGAGCGCAAGGACGTGTACGAGTCGGACAAGACGGTGATCATGCGCGAGTTCTCGCGCTTCGCCGAGCGCGAGGACGAGCCGTACTACCCGGTGAACACCCCGACCGACCGTGAGGGGCTGCTGGCCTACCGCGAGCTCGCGAAGGGCGAGCAGGACGTGCACTTCGGTGGACGTCTCGGCACGTACCAGTACCTCGACATGCACATGGCCATCGGCTCGGCGCTGTCGCTGTGGAACAACACTCTCTCCTAG
- a CDS encoding glycosyltransferase family protein has translation MKQAFEAIGFEVLVVSGYSRERRRRIAEVKRRIRAGDQPAFVYSESSTMPSALTDPRHIPLRPFMDERFLRWCRTRGMRVGLYYRDVYWRFPEYVQNVGRLLSTATKTLYRADLRGYRSAVDVLYLQSLRMAEHLPVANRGQVRTLPPGAERVEVGSPVSGPVSLLYVGGIGDAYYRMHEAFRGVGLAADARLVVCTRESEWRDVEAGYASVRGPESQVVHRSGEQLDELYADAHLGVLFMEPVAYRDFVLPFKLFEYVGRGKPIVATEGTLVGDFVTEHGIGWAVPYRAESLAELLDRLDADPEELHAMQERVRVLRESHSWEARAQQVADDLTHHVA, from the coding sequence ATGAAGCAGGCCTTCGAAGCCATCGGTTTCGAGGTGTTGGTCGTCTCGGGCTACTCACGCGAAAGACGGCGGCGCATCGCGGAGGTCAAACGCAGGATTCGTGCGGGGGACCAGCCGGCATTCGTGTACAGCGAATCCTCCACGATGCCCTCGGCGCTGACCGACCCGCGCCATATTCCGCTTCGTCCGTTCATGGACGAGCGTTTTCTGCGATGGTGCCGCACTCGCGGGATGCGGGTAGGTCTGTACTACCGGGACGTCTACTGGCGTTTCCCCGAGTATGTGCAGAACGTCGGACGCCTCCTTTCCACTGCGACGAAGACCCTCTATCGTGCGGATCTGCGGGGTTATCGTTCCGCGGTGGATGTGTTGTATCTGCAGTCTTTGAGGATGGCGGAGCATTTGCCGGTGGCGAATCGGGGTCAGGTGCGGACGTTGCCTCCGGGGGCGGAGCGGGTGGAGGTGGGTTCGCCTGTTTCCGGTCCGGTGTCGTTGTTGTATGTGGGCGGCATCGGTGATGCCTATTACCGGATGCATGAGGCTTTTCGGGGTGTGGGTCTGGCCGCTGATGCGCGTCTGGTGGTGTGTACGCGTGAGTCGGAGTGGCGGGATGTCGAGGCCGGGTACGCGAGTGTGAGGGGGCCGGAGTCGCAGGTGGTGCATCGGTCGGGGGAGCAGCTGGACGAGTTGTATGCGGATGCGCATCTCGGGGTGCTGTTCATGGAGCCGGTCGCGTATCGCGATTTCGTGTTGCCGTTCAAGTTGTTCGAGTACGTGGGGCGGGGTAAGCCGATCGTGGCGACCGAGGGGACGTTGGTCGGCGATTTCGTGACGGAGCATGGGATCGGCTGGGCGGTGCCGTATCGGGCGGAGTCGTTGGCGGAGCTTCTGGATCGGTTGGATGCTGATCCGGAGGAACTGCATGCGATGCAGGAGCGGGTGCGGGTGTTGCGGGAGTCGCATTCCTGGGAAGCGCGCGCGCAACAGGTCGCAGACGATCTCACCCACCACGTCGCCTAG
- a CDS encoding acyltransferase yields the protein MLQRLLRTRYWTWKATRWIADRGTNVRVNARSNFSPHTHLGNNVHFNGMSVRGSGRVDIGDNFHSGPECIIMSDMHNYEGSALPYDATVVQRPVSIGRNVWFGARVIVLGGVTIGDGAIIQAGSVVVSDIPEMAIAGGHPARVFSHRDEEHYRALDAERRYS from the coding sequence TTGTTGCAGCGGCTGTTGCGCACGCGCTATTGGACGTGGAAGGCGACCCGCTGGATCGCCGACCGCGGAACGAACGTCCGTGTGAATGCGCGGAGCAACTTCTCACCGCACACCCACCTCGGGAACAATGTCCACTTCAACGGCATGTCGGTTCGTGGCAGTGGCCGCGTGGACATCGGTGACAACTTCCACTCCGGACCCGAGTGCATCATCATGAGCGACATGCACAACTACGAGGGCAGCGCCCTGCCGTACGACGCCACTGTGGTTCAGCGCCCGGTGAGCATCGGCCGAAACGTCTGGTTCGGTGCGAGGGTGATAGTCCTGGGCGGCGTGACGATCGGGGACGGCGCGATCATCCAGGCGGGAAGCGTCGTGGTGTCGGACATCCCGGAGATGGCCATCGCCGGGGGGCACCCGGCGCGGGTGTTCAGTCACCGTGACGAAGAACACTATCGCGCTCTCGACGCCGAGCGGCGCTACTCGTAG
- a CDS encoding DUF2304 domain-containing protein — translation MDQFVIKALLIGAFVIFAFVLLRPSGSARGQALRTIALLLLLVAAVVAIAFPQVLSVLAASVGVGRGTDLVLYGLLVVFVGNSLAAARRRRAHDVQITELARQIALQDPLYPAGRQR, via the coding sequence ATGGATCAGTTCGTCATCAAGGCGCTCCTCATCGGAGCCTTCGTCATCTTCGCGTTCGTTCTCCTCCGGCCGAGCGGATCGGCGCGGGGGCAGGCCCTGAGAACGATCGCTCTGCTGCTTCTCCTGGTGGCGGCGGTCGTGGCAATCGCCTTCCCGCAGGTCCTCAGCGTGCTGGCCGCCAGTGTCGGGGTGGGGAGAGGCACCGACCTCGTGCTCTACGGCCTCCTGGTCGTCTTCGTCGGCAACTCCCTCGCAGCGGCGCGTCGACGGCGTGCACACGACGTGCAGATTACCGAGCTGGCTCGTCAGATCGCGCTTCAAGACCCGCTGTATCCTGCCGGCCGCCAACGCTGA
- a CDS encoding ABC transporter ATP-binding protein, producing MSAAIEVQGLGVHFRRNKRGRRSLKDLFAGASRRSRPGEFWALRDVSFTVQPGESIGVVGRNGQGKSTLLRLVAKVLLPDEGTVSVNGGVAPLIEITGGFVGDLTVRENVRLTAGLHGMSRDEVSRRYDDIIAFAELAGFEETPYKHLSNGMKVRLAFSVVSQLDEPILLVDEVLAVGDKAFRDKCYKRIDELLAEGRTLFFVSHNERDLRRFCTRGLYLDKGALALDAPIAEVLDRYNADHAV from the coding sequence ATGTCGGCGGCCATCGAGGTGCAGGGGCTCGGCGTCCATTTCCGCCGCAACAAGCGGGGACGTCGCAGTCTCAAGGATCTGTTCGCGGGCGCGTCCCGTCGTTCGCGACCGGGCGAGTTCTGGGCACTGCGCGACGTCTCCTTCACCGTGCAGCCGGGGGAGTCGATCGGCGTCGTCGGACGCAACGGTCAGGGCAAGTCCACGCTCCTCCGCCTCGTCGCCAAGGTGCTGCTCCCCGACGAGGGGACCGTCTCGGTGAACGGCGGTGTGGCCCCGCTGATCGAGATCACCGGGGGGTTCGTCGGCGACCTCACCGTGCGCGAGAACGTGCGGCTCACCGCGGGCCTGCACGGGATGTCGCGAGACGAGGTCTCCCGGCGCTACGACGACATCATCGCCTTCGCCGAGCTCGCGGGCTTCGAGGAGACGCCTTACAAGCACCTCTCCAACGGTATGAAGGTGCGTCTCGCCTTCTCGGTGGTGTCGCAGCTCGATGAGCCGATCCTGCTGGTCGACGAAGTGCTCGCGGTCGGCGACAAAGCCTTCCGCGACAAGTGCTACAAGCGGATCGACGAGCTGCTCGCCGAAGGGCGGACGCTGTTCTTCGTGAGCCACAACGAGCGTGACCTGCGACGGTTCTGCACCCGGGGGCTCTATCTGGACAAGGGTGCCCTCGCGCTCGACGCGCCGATCGCCGAGGTGCTCGACCGCTACAACGCCGACCACGCCGTCTAG